From Rhinolophus sinicus isolate RSC01 linkage group LG15, ASM3656204v1, whole genome shotgun sequence, the proteins below share one genomic window:
- the IGF2BP1 gene encoding insulin-like growth factor 2 mRNA-binding protein 1 isoform X1 — MNKLYIGNLNESVTPADLEKVFAEHKISYSGQFLVKSGYAFVDCPDEHWAMKAIETFSGKVELQGKRLEIEHSVPKKQRSRKIQIRNIPPQLRWEVLDSLLAQYGTVENCEQVNTESETAVVNVTYSNREQTRQAIMKLNGHQLENHALKVSYIPDDQIAQGPENGRRGGFGSRAQPRQGSPVAAGAPAKQQQVDIPLRLLVPTQYVGAIIGKEGATIRNITKQTQSKIDVHRKENAGAAEKAISVHSTPEGCSSACKMILEIMHKEAKDTKTADEVPLKILAHNNFVGRLIGKEGRNLKKVEQDTETKITISSLQDLTLYNPERTITVKGAIENCCRAEQEIMKKVREAYENDVAAMSLQSHLIPGLNLAAVGLFPASSSAVPPPPSSVTGAAPYSSFMQAPEQEMVQVFIPAQAVGAIIGKKGQHIKQLSRFASASIKIAPPETPDSKVRMVIITGPPEAQFKAQGRIYGKLKEENFFGPKEEVKLETHIRVPASAAGRVIGKGGKTVNELQNLTAAEVVVPRDQTPDENDQVIVKIIGHFYASQMAQRKIRDILAQVKQLHQKGQSNQAQARRK; from the exons GGAAAGTAGAACTGCAAGGAAAACGCCTAGAGATTGAACACTCCGTCCCCAAAAAACAAAG GAGCCGGAAAATTCAGATCAGAAATATTCCACCCCAGCTTCGATGGGAA GTCCTGGACAGCCTGCTTGCTCAGTATGGAACAGTAGAGAACTGTGAGCAAG TGAACACCGAGAGTGAGACGGCAGTGGTGAATGTCACCTATTCCAACCGGGAACAGACCAGGCA agCCATCATGAAGCTGAACGGTCACCAGCTGGAGAACCATGCCTTGAAGGTCTCCTACATTCCTGATGACCAGATAGCGCAGGGCCCTGAGAACGGGCGCCGAGGCGGCTTTGGCTCTAGGGCTCAGCCCCGCCAGGGCTCACCTGTGGCAGCAGGGGCCCCAGCCAAGCAGCAGCAAGTGGATATTCCCCTGCGGCTCCTGGTGCCCACCCAGTATGTGGGTGCCATCATTGGCAAGGAGGGTGCCACCATCCGCAATATTACAAAACAGACCCAGTCCAA GATAGACGTGCACAGGAAAGAGAACGCAGGGGCGGCGGAGAAGGCCATCAGTGTGCACTCCACCCCCGAGGGCTGCTCCTCCGCCTGTAAAATGATCTTGGAGATTATGCATAAGGAGGCAAAGGACACCAAAAC GGCTGACGAGGTCCCCCTGAAGATCCTGGCCCATAATAACTTCGTGGGGCGTCTCATTGGCAAGGAGGGGCGCAACCTGAAGAAAGTGGAGCAGGACACAGAGACAAAAATCACCATCTCCTC GCTGCAGGACCTCACTCTCTATAACCCTGAAAGGACCATCACCGTGAAGGGGGCCATTGAGAACTGTTGCAGAGCTGAGCAGGAGATCATGAAGAAAGTTCGGGAGGCCTATGAGAATGACGTGGCTGCCATGAGT CTGCAGTCTCATCTCATCCCCGGCCTGAACTTGGCTGCTGTAGGTCTTTTCCCAGCCTCATCCAGTGCAGTCCCGCCACCTCCCAGCAGCGTCACCGGAGCTGCTCCCTACAGCTCCTTTATG CAGGCTCCGGAGCAGGAGATGGTACAGGTGTTCATTCCTGCCCAGGCGGTGGGTGCCATCATTGGCAAGAAGGGGCAGCATATCAAACAGCTCTCCCGCTTCGCCAGCGCCTCCATCAAG ATTGCTCCTCCAGAAACTCCTGACTCCAAAGTTCGTATGGTCATCATCACTGGACCCCCAGAGGCCCAATTCAAG GCTCAGGGAAGAATTTATGGAAAACTCAAGGAGGAGAACTTCTTTGGTCCCAAGGAGGAAGTAAAGCTGGAGACTCATATCCGGGTGCCAGCGTCAGCAGCTGGACGGGTCATTGGCAAAGGCGGTAAAACG GTGAATGAGTTGCAGAATTTGACAGCAGCTGAGGTGGTGGTGCCAAGAGATCAGACCCCCGATGAGAACGACCAGGTCATCGTCAAGATCATCGGGCATTTCTATGCCAGCCAG ATGGCTCAGCGCAAGATCCGAGACATCCTGGCCCAAGTTAAACAGCTGCACCAAAAGGGACAGAGTAACCAGGCCCAGGCACGGAGGAAGTGA